In one window of Helianthus annuus cultivar XRQ/B chromosome 17, HanXRQr2.0-SUNRISE, whole genome shotgun sequence DNA:
- the LOC110924177 gene encoding uncharacterized protein LOC110924177, which produces MNFISLNVRGVRGGVKAGWVRDLKFKSGASFIALQETMVLGISTSSMTGFWGNFKFELESVDATGTSGGLVSMWDPSMFKLGNSVKDRNFIYLSGKLVGSGETINIFNIYAPQSTSAKLRLWEALSALILSAEGMCLLMGDFNAVRLVEERKNSCFNPVCARNFNDFIFSCGLLEYNMQGRRFTCSRDNGKKLSKIDRVLVCAEFFNKWPNACLRAHPCVFSDQCPLSLEVVDVNFGPRPFRIFTSWIGQSGFEEAVLEAVVGGDPNDPPDIALSKKFFSYSQKVKKLEG; this is translated from the coding sequence ATGAATTTTATTTCTCTCAATGTTAGAGGTGTTAGAGGGGGAGTTAAAGCAGGGTGGGTTAGGGATCTAAAATTTAAAAGCGGGGCTAGTTTTATCGCTCTTCAGGAGACAATGGTGTTGGGTATATCGACTAGTTCGATGACAGGTTTCTGGGGCAATTTTAAGTTTGAGCTTGAGTCCGTTGATGCTACTGGAACTTCGGGTGGTCTGGTGAGTATGTGGGATCCTAGTATGTTCAAACTGGGGAACTCAGTAAAAGACAGGAATTTCATTTACCTTTCTGGGAAGTTGGTGGGCAGTGGGGAAACTATCAACATTTTCAATATATATGCCCCTCAAAGTACGTCCGCTAAACTCAGGTTGTGGGAGGCTCTATCAGCTCTAATTCTTTCAGCTGAAGGTATGTGTTTACTAATGGGGGATTTCAACGCGGTTCGCCTTGTGGAGGAGAGAAAGAACTCCTGTTTTAATCCGGTTTGCGCCCGTAATTTTAATGACTTCATCTTTAGTTGCGGTCTCTTAGAGTATAATATGCAGGGTCGCCGTTTTACATGTTCGAGAGATAACGGAAAAAAATTGAGTAAAATTGATAGAGTTTTGGTTTGTGCCGAGTTTTTTAATAAATGGCCTAACGCTTGCTTACGGGCTCACCCGTGTGTCTTCTCCGATCAATGCCCGTTGTCTCTTGAGGTTGTAGACGTGAATTTTGGTCCTCGTCCTTTCAGAATCTTCACCTCTTGGATTGGGCAATCTGGCTTCGAGGAGGCTGTTTTAGAAGCAGTAGTTGGAGGGGATCCAAATGACCCACCAGACATCGCGCTTTCTAAAAAATTTTTTTCGTATTCGCAAAAGGTTAAAAAGTTGGAGGGATGA